The Alkalihalobacillus sp. LMS6 genomic interval GGGAAAACCCACTTAATGCATGCGATTGGCCATTATGTAATGGAACATAATCCAAACGCGAAGGTCGTTTATCTTTCATCAGAAAAATTCACGAATGAATTTATTAATGCGATTCGCGACAATAAAGCTGTTCATTTTCGCAATAAGTACCGCAACGTAGACGTTCTCTTAATCGATGATATTCAATTTATTGCTGGTAAAATTCAAACACAGGAAGAGTTTTTCCATACATTTAATGCCTTACATGAAGAATCCAAGCAAATTGTTATCTCTAGTGATCGTCCTCCTAAAGAGATACCGACTTTAGAAGACCGTCTTCGTTCGAGATTTGAATGGGGCTTAATTACAGATATTACGCCACCGGATCTAGAGACACGAATTGCGATCCTAAGAAAAAAAGCAAAAGCAGAGAATCTTGATATTCCAAATGAAGTTATGCTCTACATTGCGAACCAAATTGATACGAATATTCGTGAATTAGAAGGTGCGTTAATTCGTGTCGTTGCGTATTCTTCTCTTATTAATCAAGATATGAATGCTGACTTGGCTGCGGAAGCACTAAAAGATATTATTCCAAACGCGCTACCAAAGACACTTAGCATTTTAGATATTCAAAAGCTTGTTGGCGATCACTACCAAGTAAAGCTAGAAGATTTCAAAGCTAAAAAACGAACAAAATCTGTCGCGTTTCCAAGGCAAATCGCCATGTATTTGTCTCGAGAAATGACAGATGCTTCACTACCGAAAATCGGAAGTGAATTTGGTGGACGTGATCATACGACCGTTATTCACGCTCACGAAAAAATTTCAAAATTACTCGTTACAGATCAAGAATTACAACAAAAAGTTCAAATGATTACAGAACAGCTTCGACAATAGCTGTGAATAATGTGTATAATTGGAACAAGCCTATCCACAATTTACCCACATGTGAATAGGCTGTCTATTTACGCATTTTTTTAGTTATCCACAAACTCACAAGCCCTATTACTATTACTACTACTTTTTTTAATAAAAAAAAGAATAATATATATGTTTATGAAAAGGAGTATCAATGTATGCATGTCATTATTGATCGGAATCGAATGGTTCACGATGTCCAACACGTAGCAAAAGCTGTTTCTTCTAGAACAACTATCCCTATACTTACAGGAATAAAAATCGTCGCCACAAAAAATGGCTTAACGTTAACCGGTAGCGATTCTGATTTATCAATCGAAGCCTTTATTCCAACTGTTGAAAATGAACAAGAACTTGTTGAAATTGAACAAGAAGGTAGCATCGTTCTTCAATCAAAATACTTTACTGAAATAGTAAAAAAATTACCTGGTGAATCGATTGATATTACGGTTCACGATCAATTTGCAGCAACAATTCGATCCGGTTCGTCTGTCTTCACCCTCAATGGACTTGATCCGGACGAATACCCGCGTCTTCCACAACTAAAAGAAGATTTGATTTTCAGTATGCCGCAAGACATGCTTCGAAAAGTCATTCGCCAAACTGTATTTGCAGTGTCCACTCAGGAAACACGTCCGGTGTTGACAGGTGTAAACATCGAGACGGAAGAAGATGGGTTAATCTGTACTGCAACAGACAGTCATCGATTAGCGATGCGCCGTGCGAAAGTGGAAGCGGAGAATCAAGAATTACGTTTTCAAAATGTTGTAATTCCGGGAAAAAGCTTGCAAGAATTAAGTAAAATTATTGAGGATACGTCAGACGCCGTTGATATTGTAGTAACGGAAAACCAAAT includes:
- the dnaA gene encoding chromosomal replication initiator protein DnaA; this encodes MENIHDLWNKVLEEMKQRVSKPSYETWLKSTTATALQNDVITITAPNEFARDWLEDHYSSLAADIIEHLTGARLNPKFVIPQHEQEEEVIQEQPTPAATDVNLAAQNDTNRSMLNDKYTFNTFVIGSGNRFAHAASLAVAEAPARAYNPLFIYGGVGLGKTHLMHAIGHYVMEHNPNAKVVYLSSEKFTNEFINAIRDNKAVHFRNKYRNVDVLLIDDIQFIAGKIQTQEEFFHTFNALHEESKQIVISSDRPPKEIPTLEDRLRSRFEWGLITDITPPDLETRIAILRKKAKAENLDIPNEVMLYIANQIDTNIRELEGALIRVVAYSSLINQDMNADLAAEALKDIIPNALPKTLSILDIQKLVGDHYQVKLEDFKAKKRTKSVAFPRQIAMYLSREMTDASLPKIGSEFGGRDHTTVIHAHEKISKLLVTDQELQQKVQMITEQLRQ
- the dnaN gene encoding DNA polymerase III subunit beta; the encoded protein is MHVIIDRNRMVHDVQHVAKAVSSRTTIPILTGIKIVATKNGLTLTGSDSDLSIEAFIPTVENEQELVEIEQEGSIVLQSKYFTEIVKKLPGESIDITVHDQFAATIRSGSSVFTLNGLDPDEYPRLPQLKEDLIFSMPQDMLRKVIRQTVFAVSTQETRPVLTGVNIETEEDGLICTATDSHRLAMRRAKVEAENQELRFQNVVIPGKSLQELSKIIEDTSDAVDIVVTENQILFKLGNILFFSRLLEGKYPVTSSMIPNQSRTSFILKTKPLLQTLERALLLSREAKNNVINMKTLGEEEIEISSTSQEVGKVTEQMAVERFEGEELRISFNGKNIIDALKVIDSEEIHLMFTGAMSPFVIRPIESDRYLHLFSPVRTY